From a region of the Theobroma cacao cultivar B97-61/B2 chromosome 8, Criollo_cocoa_genome_V2, whole genome shotgun sequence genome:
- the LOC18593043 gene encoding LOW QUALITY PROTEIN: cactin (The sequence of the model RefSeq protein was modified relative to this genomic sequence to represent the inferred CDS: deleted 1 base in 1 codon; substituted 2 bases at 2 genomic stop codons), which produces MARSNXSKRRSDDDSASESKSDETNSRHSLSSRKRSKDRSRRSKSKSSRYRHTRSRSRRDRGSDDDFSGDDSDESDRCRSKKKRSSRNITEEEVAEYLAKKAQKKALRAAKKLKAQTVLGYSNDSNPFGDSNLNEKFVWREKIEQDVAQGVPLDTFSVKAEKKRQKERMAEIEKVKKRREERALEKAQHEEEMALLARERARTEFHGWEKKEEEFHFDQSKVRLEIRLREGRTKPIDVLSKHFNGSDDMDIXLNEPYMVFKGLTVKEMEELRDDIKMHLDLDRATPTLIEYWEALMVVCDWELADARKKDALDQARVRGEEPPAELMAEERGLHSSIEADVKNLLEGKTYCELEALQSQIESQMRSGMAKVVEYWEAVLKRLHIVKAKACLKEIHAKMLRKHLQRLEQPSEGEDRMESDHGLRSGVEDSHHDVKDAERYPPDPILQEETHEVEEEAGSFSPEPLHGDENEEAIDPEEDKAILERKCMAVLEEQQRRMQEVMASKPTPSEDNFELKAMKAMGAMEEGDTIFGSAAEVNLDSQGYWWHDKYRPRKPKYFNRVHTGYEWNKYNQTHYDHDNPPPKIVQGYKFNIFYPDLVDKTKAPGYTIEKDGNGAETCVIRFHAGPPYEDIAFRIVNKDWEYSHKKGFKCTFEHGILHIYFNFKRYRYRR; this is translated from the exons ATGGCCAGAAGCAATTGAAGCAAAAGAAGATCCGACGACGATTCCGCTTCGGAGTCCAAATCAGACGAGACCAACAGCCGACACTCTTTAAGCTCCCGCAAACGTAGCAAGGATCGAAGCCGTCGTAGTAAAAGCAAAAGCAGCCGTTATAGACATACCCGAAGCCGAAGCCGTCGCGACCGTGGCTCCGACGACGATTTCTCCGGTGACGACAGCGATGAAAGCGATCGATGTCGTAGTAAGAAGAAGAGGTCTTCTAGAAACATCACGGAAGAGGAAGTTGCTGAGTATCTGGCCAAGAAAGCTCAAAAGaag gCATTGAGAGCTGCGAAGAAATTGAAGGCGCAAACAGTGTTAGGTTATTCAAATGATTCGAATCCTTTCGGCGATTCCAATCTCAACGAAAA ATTTGTGTGGCGGGAGAAGATTGAGCAAGATGTTGCCCAAGGAGTACCATTGGACACCTTTTCAGTGAAAGCTGAGAAGAAGAGgcagaaagaaagaatg GCTGAGATTGAAAAGgttaaaaagagaagagaggaAAGGGCACTTGAGAAAGCACAACATGAGGAAGAAATG GCTTTGTTAGCTAGAGAA CGTGCTCGAACTGAGTTCCACGGTTGGGAGAAGAAAGAGGAGGAG TTTCATTTTGATCAAAGCAAAGTCAGATTAGAGATTAGACTTCGTGAAGGCCGTACGAAGCCTATTGATGTTTTGTCCAAGCACTTTAATGGGTCAGATGATATGGATATATAGCTAAATGAACCATACATGGTTTTCAAG GGCTTGACAGTCAAAGAGATGGAAGAGCTTCGTGATGACATAAAAATGCATCTTGATTTGGACAGGGCAACTCCAACACTCATAGAGTACTGGGAG GCACTTATGGTGGTTTGTGATTGGGAGTTAGCTGATGCCCGGAAGAAGGATGCACTTGATCAAGCTAGGGTGCGTGGGGAGGAACCTCCAGCTGAGTTGATGGCTGAAGAAAGAGGTCTGCACTCTAGTATTGAAGCAGATGTCAAGAATCTCTTGGAAGGGAAGACCTATTGTGAGCTGGAGGCATTACAATCCCAGATTGAGTCACAGATGCGTTCTGGCATGGCAAAGGTTGTTGAGTATTGGGAGGCTGTTCTTAAACGTCTTCATATTGTCAAAGCAAAG GCTTGTTTGAAGGAAATACATGCTAAAATGCTGCGTAAACATTTACAACGCCTTGAGCAACCTTCAGAAGGTGAAGATAGAATGGAATCTGATCATGGTTTAAGATCTGGAGTGGAGGATAGTCATCATGATGTGAAAG ATGCTGAGAGATACCCTCCAGATCCCATACTACAAGAAGAGACACATGAGGTGGAAGAAGAGGCTGGATCATTTTCACCAGAACCGTTGCATGgtgatgaaaatgaagaagctATTGACCCTGAAGAGGACAAGGCTATACTG GAAAGGAAATGTATGGCCGTGTTAGAGGAACAGCAAAGACGGATGCAAGAAGTTATGGCATCAAAACCTACCCCTTCAGAAGATAACTTTGAGCTAAAAGCCATGAAAGCTATGGGAGCAATGGAGGAGGGAGATACAATATTTGGCTCAGCTGCTGAAGTAAACTTGGACTCACAG GGGTATTGGTGGCATGACAAATACCGACCGAGAAAACCAAAATATTTCAACCGTGTTCACACTGGATATGAGTGGAACAAATACAACCAGACCCATTACGATCATGACAATCCACCTCCTAAAATTGTGCAAGGATACaagtttaatattttctaCCCAGACCTTGTTGACAAGACAAAGGCTCCTGGATATACCATTGAGAAGGATGGAAATGGTGCGGAGACATGCGTCATAAGGTTCCATGCTGGGCCACCCTATGAGGACATT GCTTTCCGGATTGTAAACAAAGACTGGGAATATTCTCATAAGAAGGGATTTAAATGCACATTCGAACATGGAATTttgcatatatattttaacttCAAGCGCTATCGCTACCGTAGGTGA
- the LOC18593045 gene encoding patellin-3, with protein MADETPAPAPPVAAPPPPPPPPAVTESDSPAVVEKEDPSPPSPVDVVSVTVTESVSTAIEEKEEQTPAAEPVEVVPDSTDKGEEEPPLPPPPQPVKSESESPAVTEKAKEEEPPAVTEKAKEEEPPAATEKAKEEPPAATVAVLETELQQPPELPPQEVVTESKSLAAMMEKEEGGAPEPTVATTTTTSAEEGVAVVVEEKKIPQNLGSFKEESNKVADLSDFERKALEELKHFVQEAIDTHLFTSETKSEENPEKEKKEEPKEVSIWGIPLLKDDRSDVILLKFLRARDFKVKDAFVMIKNTIRWRKEFGIDELLDEDLGDDMEKVVFMHGQDREGHPVCYNVYGEFQNKDLYQKAFSDEEKRMKFLRWRIQFLEKSIRKLDFSPDGINTIFQVSDLKNSPGPGKRELRLATKQALQLLQDNYPEFVAKQVFINVPWWYLVFYTMISPFMTQRTKSKFVFAGPAKSAETLFKYMAPEQVPIQYGGLSVDYCDCNPEFGDADPATEITVKPGTKQTVEITIYEKCDLVWEIRVVGWEVSYGAEFMPNAKDSYTVIIQKPTKMSPKDEPVVSQCFRVGELGKVLLTVDNPTSKKKKLVYRFKVKPHCD; from the exons ATGGCCGATGAAACTCCAGCCCCAGCTCCCCCTGTGGCAGCACCGCCGCCGCCGCCGCCGCCACCCGCCGTAACCGAGTCTGATTCTCCAGCTGTTGTAGAAAAAGAAGACCCTTCACCGCCATCTCCTGTAGATGTTGTATCCGTTACTGTTACGGAATCTGTTTCAACTGCtatagaagaaaaagaggagcAGACGCCGGCGGCGGAACCTGTTGAAGTGGTACCTGATTCAACGGATAAAGGAGAAGAAGAGCCGCCTTTACCGCCACCACCGCAACCAGTGAAGTCAGAATCTGAGTCACCAGCTGTAACAGAGAAAGCAAAGGAAGAAGAACCACCAGCTGTAACAGAGAAAGCAAAGGAAGAAGAACCACCAGCTGCAACAGAAAAAGCAAAGGAAGAACCACCAGCAGCAACTGTAGCGGTGTTGGAAACTGAGCTACAGCAACCACCAGAACTGCCGCCGCAAGAGGTGGTTACGGAGTCGAAGTCGCTGGCGGCGATGATGGAGAAAGAAGAGGGAGGAGCACCAGAGCCTACTGTGGCTACTACCACAACAACTAGTGCTGAAGAAGGGGTTGCTGTTGTtgttgaagagaaaaagattcCTCAGAATTTGGGTTCTTTCAAAGAGGAAAGCAACAAAGTGGCGGATCTATCCGATTTCGAAAGAAAAGCTTTGGAAGAACTGAAGCACTTTGTACAGGAAGCTATAGATACTCACCTTTTCACTTCAGAAAccaaaagtgaagaaaacccagaaaaggaaaagaaagaagagccAAAAGAGGTTTCCATTTGGGGTATCCCTCTTTTAAAGGATGATAGGAGTGATGTCATCCTTTTGAAGTTCTTAAGGGCGAGGGATTTTAAAGTGAAAGATGCGTTTGTAATGATAAAAAACACGATCCGATGGAGGAAAGAGTTCGGAATCGATGAGCTTTTGGATGAAGATCTTGGTGATGATATGGAGAAAGTTGTGTTCATGCATGGACAAGATAGGGAAGGGCATCCTGTTTGTTACAATGTTTATGGGGAGTTTCAGAATAAGGATTTGTACCAGAAAGCGTTTTCAGATGAGGAGAAGCGAATGAAGTTTCTTCGTTGGCGGATTCAGTTCTTGGAGAAGAGTATCAGGAAGCTTGATTTTAGTCCTGATGGTATTAATACTATTTTTCAGGTCAGTGATCTCAAGAATTCTCCTGGACCTGGAAAACGGGAGCTTAGGTTGGCGACAAAACAGGCTCTTCAGTTGCTTCAGGACAATTATCCGGAGTTTGTTGCAAaacag GTGTTTATTAATGTTCCTTGGTGGTATCTCGTGTTCTATACAATGATTAGTCCATTCATGACTCAAAGAACCAAGAGCAAGTTTGTTTTTGCAGGGCCAGCAAAATCTGCTGAAACCCTTTTCAA GTACATGGCACCAGAGCAAGTACCAATTCAATATGGTGGCTTGAGTGTGGATTACTGTGATTGCAACCCAGAATTCGGTGACGCTGATCCTGCCACTGAGATTACTGTGAAACCAGGGACCAAGCAAACTGTTGAAATAACAATCTATGAG AAATGTGACCTTGTATGGGAGATCCGGGTAGTTGGGTGGGAGGTGAGCTATGGAGCTGAATTCATGCCAAATGCTAAAGATAGCTACACGGTCATCATTCAGAAACCCACAAAGATGTCTCCAAAAGATGAGCCAGTTGTGTCTCAATGCTTCAGAGTTGGTGAACTGGGTAAAGTATTACTTACTGTTGACAACCCAActtcaaaaaagaagaagcttgTCTACAGGTTCAAGGTTAAACCCCACTGCGACTGA